The following proteins come from a genomic window of Desulfuromonas sp. TF:
- a CDS encoding glutamate--cysteine ligase, with protein sequence MTTLVKTDLAEPVGSRQDLVDYLARGARPQEDWGIGAEMEKLVVDAETGEAASVDRVETLLQNLEGLGLWRGLREEGRLVALMGETSSLTLEPGGQLELSGRLCPDIHCSNADFIGHIRQIVGKARPLGLCFLGLGVQPFTPLEKIAWVPKARYQVMGPYMARTGDMGQRMMKQSASLQVNLDYSDEADCMMKLRISLALSPLFYALFANSPLMDGHPTGFLSTRGEIWSRTDPDRTGLLPKMFRPDAGYSTYVEYALDVPMYFILRGGQFINLTARRFPFRRYLEEGFEGQRATLADWDLHLSTLFPEARLRPQIEIRSADALPPRMTLAVAALSKGLLYDAAALQEIWSLLADQDEETRNELYRQASRLGLKTPMGKRTLRELALDALAIARGGLERQQKRNRQGRDEGIYLDEIQEIAEEGVTLAEKLLSRWKGTRKEKMAVLMEHCGFGT encoded by the coding sequence ATGACGACGCTGGTTAAAACGGACCTGGCCGAGCCCGTCGGCTCCAGACAGGATCTGGTCGATTACCTGGCCCGGGGCGCCAGGCCCCAGGAGGACTGGGGCATTGGCGCCGAAATGGAAAAATTGGTCGTCGATGCGGAAACGGGCGAGGCAGCCTCCGTTGACCGAGTCGAGACCCTGCTGCAGAATCTCGAAGGCCTGGGCCTGTGGCGCGGCCTCCGGGAGGAAGGACGCCTGGTCGCCCTCATGGGAGAGACATCCTCTCTGACCCTGGAGCCGGGGGGGCAGTTGGAGCTGTCCGGGCGGCTCTGTCCGGATATCCACTGCTCCAACGCCGATTTCATCGGGCACATCAGGCAGATCGTCGGCAAGGCCCGGCCCCTCGGCCTGTGTTTTCTCGGGCTGGGAGTGCAGCCCTTCACCCCTCTGGAGAAGATCGCCTGGGTACCCAAGGCCCGTTACCAGGTGATGGGGCCCTACATGGCCAGGACCGGCGATATGGGTCAGCGGATGATGAAGCAGAGCGCCAGTCTGCAGGTCAATCTGGATTATTCGGATGAGGCCGATTGCATGATGAAGCTGCGGATATCTCTGGCGCTGTCGCCGCTGTTCTATGCGCTGTTCGCCAACTCTCCGCTGATGGACGGTCATCCCACGGGTTTTCTCTCCACCCGGGGGGAGATCTGGTCCCGCACCGATCCTGATCGCACCGGCCTGCTGCCGAAGATGTTCCGCCCGGACGCCGGCTACTCCACCTATGTTGAATACGCCCTGGATGTCCCCATGTATTTCATCCTTCGCGGCGGACAGTTCATCAACCTGACGGCCCGCCGGTTCCCCTTCCGCCGCTATCTGGAAGAAGGATTCGAGGGGCAGCGTGCCACCCTCGCCGACTGGGACCTGCACCTCTCCACCCTTTTCCCCGAGGCCCGTCTGCGTCCCCAGATCGAGATCCGCAGCGCCGACGCCCTTCCGCCGCGAATGACTCTGGCCGTGGCGGCCCTGAGCAAGGGGTTGCTCTACGATGCGGCTGCGCTGCAAGAGATCTGGTCGCTGCTTGCGGACCAGGATGAAGAAACCCGGAACGAACTCTACCGACAAGCCTCCCGTCTGGGGTTGAAGACCCCCATGGGCAAGAGGACCTTGCGGGAGCTGGCTCTGGACGCCCTGGCCATCGCCCGGGGGGGGCTGGAAAGACAGCAGAAGCGAAACCGCCAGGGAAGGGATGAAGGGATCTACCTGGATGAGATTCAGGAAATCGCCGAAGAAGGCGTGACTCTGGCAGAGAAGCTTCTGTCCCGGTGGAAAGGGACCCGGAAGGAGAAGATGGCGGTTTTGATGGAGCACTGCGGATTCGGGACTTAG
- a CDS encoding AAA family ATPase has translation MLLKRLEVENIGPISKVEIDFPKNDEKPKPLVVVGENGSGKSILLSHLVNTLLVGKQEVFEDVEIEKGKVYKYRSPKYVKSGEHYSFSNVEFESGEKVQEWQLVLPRIEFEEKFGFTSIRREWNEINSEENSHFKSTFDAGSNSTKQIFKNQCCLYFPVNRFEEPAWLNLENLKAKAVYTDLKRITGFSNREVICTSPLKNNNNWLLDLIFDRQLFDIKTQNIPLPLPPGQPQTVVPIFAGFAGQSASIYEAVLKVLRVILRESGNIRLGAGTRQNRQISVMKDEKVWVPNLFQLSTGEVQLLNLFLSIVRDYDLSEGEFKDLNDIRGIVIIDEIDSHLHTVHQTEVLPQLIKSFPNVQFVITTHSPLFLLGMESLFGEDGFEVLNMPTGDRVSPSDFSEFIAAYEAFKETTKYRAEIKSELERHSKPIVFVEGDYDIRYLNKAAEYLGKKELLDKVQIKDGDGFGNLDKVWKSYNNSVSGVVPNKIILIYDCDTNKQDTEKNLVYKRVVPQVNQNPIRVGIENLFSVATINKVEEANPRYIDIHEEQISRIRGETNTVPASKSVNKSEKGNMCDWLCENGSPDDFAGFEVVFQIIEQIING, from the coding sequence ATGTTACTTAAGAGGCTTGAAGTTGAAAATATCGGCCCTATTTCCAAGGTCGAGATTGATTTTCCAAAAAATGATGAAAAACCTAAACCACTAGTAGTTGTGGGCGAGAACGGTTCAGGAAAAAGCATACTCCTATCCCATCTTGTCAACACATTGCTTGTTGGCAAACAAGAAGTCTTTGAGGACGTTGAAATCGAGAAGGGCAAGGTCTATAAGTACCGGAGTCCTAAATATGTAAAATCTGGCGAGCATTACTCATTTTCGAATGTTGAGTTTGAATCTGGTGAAAAAGTACAAGAATGGCAACTTGTTTTGCCAAGGATTGAGTTCGAAGAGAAATTCGGATTCACTTCAATCAGAAGAGAATGGAATGAAATAAACTCTGAAGAAAATTCCCACTTCAAATCGACATTTGATGCAGGGTCGAATAGCACAAAGCAGATATTTAAAAATCAATGCTGTTTATATTTTCCTGTAAATAGATTTGAAGAACCAGCATGGCTTAATCTTGAAAATTTAAAAGCAAAAGCCGTCTACACCGATTTAAAGCGAATAACTGGATTTTCCAATAGAGAGGTAATCTGCACATCTCCTCTAAAGAACAACAATAATTGGTTGCTTGATCTTATATTTGATAGGCAACTTTTCGATATTAAAACTCAAAATATTCCCTTACCACTCCCTCCTGGGCAACCACAAACTGTTGTGCCTATCTTTGCAGGATTCGCTGGGCAGAGCGCTAGTATTTATGAGGCAGTACTTAAAGTTCTAAGAGTTATTTTAAGAGAAAGTGGAAATATAAGGCTCGGTGCAGGAACTAGGCAGAACCGGCAAATATCAGTCATGAAAGATGAAAAGGTTTGGGTCCCAAATCTATTTCAATTGTCAACTGGAGAAGTGCAACTCCTCAATCTTTTTCTCTCAATAGTGAGAGATTACGATCTGTCCGAAGGCGAATTTAAAGACCTTAATGACATCAGGGGAATTGTAATAATAGACGAAATAGACTCACACCTCCATACGGTTCATCAAACAGAAGTACTGCCACAGTTAATTAAGTCATTCCCAAACGTTCAATTTGTAATAACTACGCATTCCCCTTTATTCCTCCTTGGTATGGAGAGTTTGTTTGGTGAAGATGGTTTTGAAGTTCTCAATATGCCTACCGGAGACAGAGTTTCCCCTAGTGATTTTTCAGAATTCATAGCAGCATATGAGGCATTTAAAGAAACTACAAAATATAGAGCTGAGATAAAATCTGAACTTGAACGCCATTCAAAACCAATCGTATTTGTCGAGGGCGATTACGATATTCGTTATTTAAATAAGGCGGCAGAATATCTAGGAAAAAAAGAACTTTTGGATAAAGTTCAAATAAAAGACGGAGATGGTTTTGGAAATCTAGACAAGGTATGGAAAAGCTATAACAATTCAGTATCAGGGGTTGTTCCTAATAAAATAATTCTGATTTACGATTGTGATACCAATAAACAAGATACAGAAAAAAATCTTGTATACAAACGTGTTGTCCCGCAAGTAAACCAAAATCCAATTAGAGTTGGCATTGAAAACCTCTTTTCAGTCGCTACGATTAATAAGGTGGAAGAGGCAAATCCACGTTATATTGACATCCATGAAGAGCAAATATCGAGAATTCGGGGTGAGACAAACACAGTTCCGGCATCAAAGTCAGTAAATAAAAGTGAAAAAGGAAATATGTGCGATTGGCTATGTGAGAATGGCAGCCCCGATGATTTCGCAGGTTTTGAGGTTGTTTTTCAAATAATTGAGCAAATAATCAATGGCTAA
- a CDS encoding BglII/BstYI family type II restriction endonuclease: MLPCLENVKFLHPVGTSTFRYGVTIPVEAQTERMRAIDKGGKVPVTILIDTEDPIVAEIRRLNNKPGHLQFRYENKAQERLRQYLLKVFDNSAEGSLLEVAEVAPFTFLFRPMPRTTSPSLQISDILLHRLERAEVERMAEIEQIRESLASVAYDAGLSQSDYNRRINEGLTEQGWNSEQKVVEELGLKCDFEKNGIWVEVEFGNARSYYQDYVKFMLARKHRNARLGLLLCPTTSFASLLCELGRQRARENVVRERPPVYSGMMSYEKAARELPFLGFMFEMPIVVAGVGVSGG, from the coding sequence ATGCTACCATGCCTTGAAAATGTGAAGTTCCTGCACCCGGTGGGGACGTCCACCTTCAGGTATGGCGTGACCATACCCGTCGAGGCGCAGACAGAGCGGATGCGCGCCATCGACAAGGGTGGAAAGGTGCCGGTAACCATTCTTATCGACACAGAAGACCCGATCGTTGCCGAGATCCGCCGCTTGAATAACAAGCCGGGCCATCTTCAGTTCCGCTATGAAAACAAGGCGCAAGAGCGCTTGCGTCAGTACCTGCTGAAGGTGTTCGACAACTCGGCAGAGGGCAGCCTGCTCGAGGTGGCAGAGGTCGCACCGTTTACATTCCTGTTCAGGCCGATGCCGCGAACAACCTCGCCATCGCTTCAGATCAGCGACATACTGCTGCACAGATTGGAGCGGGCCGAGGTGGAACGCATGGCGGAGATAGAACAAATCAGGGAATCCCTTGCTTCCGTGGCGTACGATGCCGGTTTAAGCCAGTCCGACTACAACAGGCGGATCAATGAGGGGTTGACTGAGCAGGGGTGGAATAGCGAGCAGAAGGTTGTCGAAGAACTGGGGCTCAAGTGCGACTTCGAGAAGAACGGTATCTGGGTTGAGGTGGAGTTCGGCAATGCCCGCTCCTATTACCAGGACTATGTGAAGTTCATGCTGGCGAGGAAGCACCGCAACGCAAGGCTTGGGCTGCTTCTCTGCCCGACGACGTCGTTTGCGTCGCTCTTGTGCGAGTTGGGACGGCAGCGGGCTCGGGAGAATGTGGTGCGTGAGCGCCCGCCGGTCTACTCGGGGATGATGAGTTACGAGAAGGCAGCGCGTGAGTTGCCGTTTCTGGGGTTTATGTTCGAGATGCCGATTGTTGTGGCGGGGGTTGGGGTGAGTGGGGGGTAA
- a CDS encoding VOC family protein, whose amino-acid sequence MHKSRLGNIVIDCHTDDLMREAKFWSAALGCPLPKDAQARDKFIQLETRPGEVQIIIQRVDHDPRAHLDIETNSIEEEVSRLEKLGAIPVSRHDGWTVMQAPSGHMFCVGKPYRGGFEQEANVWK is encoded by the coding sequence ATGCACAAGAGTCGTCTTGGAAACATCGTCATTGATTGCCATACAGACGATTTGATGCGGGAGGCGAAGTTCTGGAGTGCTGCGCTCGGTTGCCCATTGCCGAAGGACGCGCAGGCCCGTGATAAGTTCATTCAACTCGAGACGAGGCCTGGTGAGGTCCAGATCATCATTCAACGGGTCGATCATGATCCGCGAGCCCATCTCGATATTGAGACGAATTCAATTGAAGAAGAAGTAAGTCGCTTGGAGAAGTTGGGAGCAATCCCGGTATCTCGTCATGACGGTTGGACGGTCATGCAAGCTCCGAGTGGGCATATGTTCTGCGTTGGCAAGCCATACAGGGGCGGGTTCGAGCAAGAGGCCAACGTGTGGAAGTGA
- a CDS encoding SagB/ThcOx family dehydrogenase, translating into MSNRNKPPITQAAGRYFLTDRIRPEVDWSSTAQNRGAAPPPVQKPLPAGAEIIPLPGPDVWRIPPCELSDAIARRESRRQFRDAPLTLDETAYLLWASQGVRGRPHRDAILRTVPSAGCRHPFEMYLAVLDVAGLQTALYRYLPLEHALVRERTVADLATALVRGAHGQRFAGEAAATFIWTAVPARTEWRYAEAAYKVIALDAGHVCQNLYLACEAIGAGTCAIAACRQDLMDELLGVDGDEEFTVYLAPVGKV; encoded by the coding sequence ATGTCGAACCGCAACAAGCCCCCCATCACACAAGCCGCCGGCCGCTACTTTCTTACCGACCGCATCCGGCCGGAGGTCGACTGGAGCTCCACCGCGCAGAATCGCGGCGCCGCGCCGCCGCCGGTACAGAAACCGCTGCCGGCCGGAGCCGAAATCATCCCCCTGCCGGGACCGGACGTCTGGCGGATTCCTCCTTGTGAATTGAGCGACGCCATCGCCCGGCGCGAGAGCCGCCGCCAGTTCCGCGACGCCCCCCTTACCCTCGATGAGACCGCCTATCTGCTCTGGGCCAGCCAGGGGGTGCGCGGCCGTCCGCACCGGGACGCCATTTTGCGCACCGTCCCCTCTGCCGGCTGCCGGCATCCCTTCGAAATGTATCTGGCGGTCCTCGATGTCGCCGGCCTGCAAACCGCCCTCTACCGCTATCTCCCCCTCGAGCACGCCCTGGTGCGAGAACGCACCGTCGCCGATCTCGCCACCGCTCTGGTGCGCGGGGCGCACGGTCAGCGCTTCGCCGGCGAAGCCGCCGCCACTTTCATCTGGACCGCCGTCCCCGCCCGCACCGAGTGGCGCTACGCCGAAGCCGCCTACAAGGTCATCGCCCTCGACGCCGGTCACGTCTGCCAGAACCTCTACCTCGCCTGCGAGGCGATCGGCGCCGGCACCTGTGCTATCGCCGCTTGCCGGCAGGATTTGATGGACGAACTGCTCGGGGTGGATGGAGATGAGGAGTTCACGGTTTATCTGGCGCCGGTGGGGAAGGTGTGA
- a CDS encoding pyridoxal phosphate-dependent aminotransferase, which translates to MRNNIVHIGAGELTYEIRAIVEIAEKLQQLGIKTNMENIGDPVAKGEKIPVWMKKIVADLAMKDCSYGYCPTKGVLETRQFLAELTNRRGKTRITAEDIIFFNGLGDAIQKVYGLLKREARVIGPSPTYSTHSSGEAAHAGQKPVSYRLDPDNNWYPDLDDLRLSVQYNPAISGILIINPDNPTGAVYPERILKEMIAIAKEYDLFIIADEIYHNIVYNGQSTKPISDLIGDVPAISMKGISKEAPWPGARCGWIEVYNADKDPVFKRYVQSILDSKMVEVCSTTLPQKAIPLLMSHPEYPLYLEERRSRYELCSNIAYDLLKDVPGIKVNRTNGAFYMSVVFTPGKLTDRQTLPIEIKEVREMVESLVNGPEVSLDKRFVYYLLAATGICVVPISSFCTPERGFRITLLERNEKEFTRIFKTIAENITLYLDS; encoded by the coding sequence ATGCGCAACAATATCGTTCATATCGGAGCCGGGGAACTCACCTACGAAATCCGGGCCATCGTTGAAATCGCCGAAAAGCTCCAGCAGCTCGGCATCAAGACCAACATGGAGAACATCGGCGACCCGGTGGCCAAGGGGGAGAAGATCCCCGTCTGGATGAAGAAGATCGTGGCCGACCTTGCCATGAAGGACTGCTCGTACGGGTATTGTCCGACCAAAGGAGTTCTGGAGACCCGCCAGTTCCTCGCCGAGCTGACCAACCGACGCGGAAAAACCCGGATCACCGCTGAGGACATCATCTTCTTCAACGGCCTCGGTGATGCCATCCAGAAGGTCTACGGACTGCTGAAACGGGAAGCGCGGGTCATCGGCCCGTCTCCCACCTATTCCACCCATTCCTCTGGAGAAGCGGCCCATGCCGGGCAGAAGCCGGTCTCCTACCGTCTCGACCCCGACAACAACTGGTATCCCGACCTGGACGATCTGCGTCTCTCCGTTCAGTACAACCCAGCGATCTCCGGCATCCTGATCATCAATCCCGACAACCCCACCGGAGCGGTCTATCCCGAACGGATTCTTAAGGAGATGATCGCCATCGCCAAGGAGTACGATCTCTTCATCATCGCCGACGAGATCTATCACAACATCGTCTACAACGGCCAGTCGACCAAGCCCATATCCGACCTGATCGGCGACGTGCCCGCCATCTCCATGAAGGGGATCAGCAAGGAAGCTCCCTGGCCCGGGGCGCGCTGCGGCTGGATCGAGGTCTACAACGCCGACAAGGATCCGGTCTTCAAGCGCTATGTGCAGAGCATTCTCGATTCCAAGATGGTCGAGGTCTGCTCCACCACCCTGCCTCAGAAGGCGATCCCGCTGCTCATGAGCCATCCCGAATACCCTCTCTACCTGGAAGAGCGCAGGAGCCGCTACGAGCTCTGCTCCAACATCGCCTACGATCTGCTCAAGGACGTCCCCGGGATCAAGGTCAACCGCACCAACGGCGCCTTCTACATGAGCGTGGTCTTCACCCCGGGCAAGCTGACCGATCGTCAGACCCTTCCGATCGAGATCAAGGAAGTGCGGGAGATGGTGGAGAGCCTTGTCAACGGGCCGGAAGTCTCCCTGGACAAGCGCTTCGTCTATTATCTGCTGGCCGCCACTGGGATCTGCGTGGTGCCCATCTCCTCGTTCTGCACTCCGGAAAGGGGTTTCCGCATCACCCTGCTGGAGCGCAACGAGAAGGAATTTACCCGGATTTTCAAGACCATCGCCGAGAACATCACCCTCTATCTCGATTCCTGA
- a CDS encoding M3 family oligoendopeptidase: MTTTTEENLCWDLSGLYAGPDDPSLEEDLSRVRKEAQTFRRDFRGRISSDHLSPDLLAAALRGYESLQRRGLKPYLYAQLLFSADSTAAAHKALMARVRETWSAASEEILFFELEILRIDQERFADLLRDSEVAGYAHYLNQLRAHAPYTLGEEVEQALKRKDLSGREAFVQLFDELTSSLHFTFRMPGEEEEREVAGEELLALLHHPEGEVREKAFATFLERYAENALVLTSCLNNLCLDHAKEVELRRYPDIMTPTHLSSETEPAMVEKMMEVTEANYGLAREYFDLKRRLLGLDRMKNTDVYAPIGAENRLFPFAEAKTMVLEAFRGFSPQLAAAAEAFFTERRIDVLPHPGKTGGAFCMGMMPGHQPYVLLNYTGNLRDVSTLAHELGHGVHFALSQGQNLFHYHAPLPFAETASVFGEMLLTRHLLDRETDREVKIKLLCGKLEDIIATTFRQNALTRFELAAHHKRAEGLLSPEDFCTLWWEENRKLFGDAVEMIEPYRWGWSYISHFIHARFYCYSYVFGELLVLALYQKYREEGAAFVPRYLELLGKGGSQKPADLLRPLGIDLAGPDFWQKGYDFVRGLLDELKGLVEE, translated from the coding sequence CCGGGGACGCATCTCTTCGGATCACCTCTCTCCCGATTTGCTGGCGGCCGCCCTCAGAGGCTATGAATCCCTCCAGCGGCGTGGATTGAAACCCTATCTCTATGCCCAGCTTCTCTTTTCCGCCGACAGCACCGCCGCAGCCCACAAGGCGCTGATGGCCCGGGTGCGGGAGACCTGGAGCGCGGCGAGCGAGGAGATCCTCTTTTTCGAACTGGAAATCCTCCGCATCGACCAGGAGCGTTTTGCCGACCTGCTCCGGGATTCGGAAGTCGCCGGATACGCCCATTACCTCAACCAGCTCAGGGCCCACGCCCCCTATACCCTCGGCGAGGAGGTGGAGCAGGCTCTCAAGCGCAAGGACCTCTCCGGAAGGGAGGCCTTCGTCCAACTCTTCGACGAGCTCACCTCTTCCCTGCACTTTACCTTCCGCATGCCGGGCGAGGAAGAAGAGCGGGAGGTGGCCGGCGAAGAGCTGCTGGCGCTCCTTCATCATCCGGAGGGGGAGGTGCGCGAGAAGGCCTTTGCCACCTTCCTGGAGCGATACGCGGAGAACGCCCTGGTGCTGACCTCCTGCCTCAACAACCTCTGCCTCGATCACGCCAAGGAGGTGGAGCTGCGCCGGTACCCCGACATCATGACGCCGACCCATCTTTCGAGCGAAACCGAGCCGGCCATGGTGGAGAAAATGATGGAGGTCACCGAGGCCAATTACGGTCTGGCCCGGGAATATTTCGATCTCAAGCGCCGGCTGCTTGGCCTGGATCGGATGAAAAACACGGATGTCTACGCTCCCATCGGAGCCGAGAACCGGCTGTTCCCCTTCGCCGAGGCGAAGACGATGGTCCTGGAAGCCTTCAGGGGATTTTCGCCGCAGCTGGCCGCCGCGGCCGAGGCCTTCTTTACCGAGCGCCGCATCGATGTCCTTCCTCATCCGGGTAAAACCGGGGGCGCATTCTGCATGGGAATGATGCCGGGACATCAACCCTACGTGCTCCTCAATTACACCGGAAACCTGAGGGACGTCTCCACCCTGGCCCACGAACTCGGCCACGGCGTCCATTTCGCCCTTTCCCAGGGTCAGAACCTCTTTCACTACCACGCCCCCCTTCCCTTCGCCGAGACCGCCAGCGTCTTCGGAGAGATGCTCCTGACGCGCCACCTGCTTGACCGGGAGACGGACCGCGAGGTGAAGATCAAGCTTCTGTGCGGCAAACTGGAGGATATCATCGCCACCACCTTCCGCCAGAATGCTCTCACCCGCTTCGAACTCGCCGCCCATCACAAGCGGGCCGAAGGCCTTCTATCCCCGGAGGATTTCTGCACGCTCTGGTGGGAGGAGAACCGGAAGCTCTTCGGCGATGCGGTGGAGATGATCGAGCCCTACCGCTGGGGATGGAGCTACATCAGCCATTTCATCCACGCCCGCTTCTATTGCTACTCCTACGTGTTCGGCGAGCTGCTGGTGCTGGCGCTTTACCAGAAATACCGGGAGGAGGGGGCCGCGTTCGTCCCCCGGTACCTGGAGCTGCTCGGAAAGGGAGGAAGCCAGAAGCCCGCGGACCTGCTTAGGCCGCTGGGGATCGACTTGGCCGGTCCGGATTTCTGGCAGAAGGGGTATGATTTCGTGCGGGGGCTGCTGGATGAGCTGAAGGGGCTGGTGGAAGAATAA
- the tkt gene encoding transketolase has translation MKSTALDAGLARQSIDTIRLLAADAVEKAKSGHPGAPMEAAPIAYLLFTRHLRHHPANPEWPGRDRFILSCGHASMLLYAMLHLSGYDLPLDEIRNFRQLGSRTPGHPEFGHTPGVETTTGPLGQGFAAGVGMAMGGRFLAERIDANLFDYRIYILCSDGDMMEGIASEAASLAGRLRLGNLICIYLDNRITIEGDTALSFGESVGARFRAYHWQVEKVGGENLPEIDAALERAREDPRPSLIIARTHIAEGSPNRRDTPEAHGAPLGEEEVRLIKTLMGRDPEESFGVPEDVRDHMKQSVERGRVLERRWRERFDSLRDAHDSPLVPWLQMLDRGFPEGWDRELPAFDPEDGPLATRVASGIVLNALAARLPLLLGGSSDLAPSTNTLLKGEESFRPDHSGRNIHFGVREHAMGGVLNGLARTPGLIPFGATFLIFSDYMRPPMRLAAMMRIAPIYVFTHDSVGLGEDGPTHQPIEQLAGLRAVPNLTVIRPCDANETAEAWKIAIENRTGPTALILSRQGLPVLDRDRYAPAHDLRRGGYVLAEEEGRLQAIIIATGSEIHPALAAREILQKEGIGVRVVSLPSWELFEAQEESYRDAVLPTSCTLRVAVEAASPFGWERYVGREGAVIGMTGFGASAPGGELMEHFGFSSERIAGKVRALLIHDPR, from the coding sequence ATGAAATCGACTGCGCTCGATGCCGGCTTGGCCCGGCAGTCCATCGACACTATCCGCCTGCTGGCCGCCGACGCCGTGGAAAAGGCCAAATCGGGCCATCCGGGCGCCCCCATGGAGGCGGCGCCGATCGCCTATCTCCTCTTCACCCGCCACCTGCGGCATCATCCCGCAAATCCAGAATGGCCGGGGCGGGATCGCTTCATTCTATCCTGTGGACATGCCTCGATGCTGCTCTACGCCATGCTTCACCTGAGCGGCTACGATCTACCGCTGGATGAGATCAGAAATTTCCGCCAGTTGGGGAGCAGGACTCCGGGGCATCCCGAGTTCGGTCACACGCCCGGCGTGGAAACCACCACCGGGCCTCTGGGTCAGGGCTTCGCCGCAGGCGTGGGCATGGCCATGGGCGGCCGCTTCCTCGCCGAGCGGATCGATGCGAATCTGTTCGACTACCGAATCTACATCCTCTGCTCCGATGGCGACATGATGGAAGGGATCGCCTCGGAGGCGGCTTCCCTGGCCGGACGGCTGCGCCTGGGAAACCTGATCTGCATCTATCTCGACAACCGCATCACCATCGAGGGGGATACGGCCCTGAGCTTCGGCGAATCGGTCGGTGCCCGCTTTCGCGCCTACCACTGGCAGGTGGAGAAGGTCGGAGGAGAGAATCTGCCGGAAATCGATGCCGCCCTGGAGCGGGCCAGGGAGGATCCCCGCCCCTCCCTGATCATCGCCCGCACACACATCGCCGAAGGCTCCCCCAACAGGCGGGACACCCCCGAAGCCCATGGAGCGCCGCTGGGCGAGGAGGAGGTTCGGCTGATCAAAACCCTGATGGGGCGGGATCCCGAAGAGTCCTTCGGGGTCCCCGAAGACGTCCGGGACCACATGAAACAATCCGTCGAAAGGGGCCGGGTTCTGGAGAGGCGATGGAGGGAGCGATTCGACTCCCTCCGGGATGCCCACGACTCCCCGCTTGTGCCCTGGCTGCAGATGCTCGATCGAGGATTTCCCGAGGGCTGGGACCGGGAGCTGCCGGCCTTTGATCCCGAAGACGGACCCCTGGCTACCCGCGTGGCGAGCGGAATCGTCCTCAACGCTCTGGCCGCGCGGCTCCCCCTGCTGCTGGGCGGATCTTCCGATCTGGCCCCCTCCACCAACACCCTCCTCAAGGGCGAAGAGTCCTTCCGTCCCGACCATAGCGGCCGCAACATCCATTTCGGAGTCCGCGAGCACGCCATGGGGGGTGTTCTCAACGGACTCGCCCGCACCCCGGGGCTCATCCCCTTCGGGGCCACCTTTCTGATCTTCTCTGACTACATGCGTCCCCCCATGCGCCTGGCGGCCATGATGCGCATCGCCCCCATTTACGTCTTCACTCACGACTCCGTCGGCCTGGGCGAGGACGGTCCCACCCACCAGCCGATCGAACAGCTTGCCGGCCTCAGGGCGGTGCCGAATCTCACGGTCATTCGGCCCTGCGACGCCAACGAAACGGCCGAGGCCTGGAAGATCGCCATCGAAAACCGCACCGGACCCACCGCCCTGATCCTCTCCCGGCAGGGACTGCCGGTTCTCGACCGGGACCGGTACGCGCCCGCCCATGATCTGCGCCGCGGGGGCTACGTCCTTGCCGAAGAGGAGGGAAGGCTACAGGCGATTATCATCGCCACCGGTTCGGAAATTCATCCGGCACTGGCGGCGCGGGAGATCCTCCAGAAGGAGGGGATCGGGGTGAGGGTTGTGTCGCTCCCATCCTGGGAGCTCTTCGAGGCGCAGGAAGAAAGCTACCGGGATGCGGTGCTGCCCACGTCCTGCACCCTCAGGGTGGCCGTGGAGGCCGCTTCGCCCTTCGGCTGGGAGCGGTACGTGGGACGGGAAGGAGCGGTGATCGGGATGACCGGTTTCGGCGCCAGTGCTCCGGGCGGGGAGCTGATGGAGCACTTCGGCTTTTCGTCGGAGAGGATCGCCGGGAAGGTGCGAGCACTTCTGATCCATGACCCTCGCTGA
- a CDS encoding gamma-glutamylcyclotransferase produces MLYFAYGPNMDEEMLVERGVTFSKVCTGKVRHMRLAFYKPGEDGTGKADLQDKKGAEVEGVIYDIPENSLANLDVYQGVDRGHYRRQAVTVQTSRGELECFAYRAAKFRTGLKPSPDYLRSIIRGAETHRLSPDYLVFLKSHDTMEPTS; encoded by the coding sequence ATGCTCTATTTTGCTTACGGCCCCAATATGGACGAGGAAATGCTGGTCGAACGCGGAGTGACGTTCAGCAAGGTATGCACGGGGAAAGTTCGCCACATGCGGCTGGCCTTCTACAAGCCAGGCGAGGACGGGACGGGCAAGGCGGATCTGCAGGACAAGAAAGGAGCCGAAGTGGAAGGAGTGATTTACGATATTCCGGAGAACAGCCTGGCGAATCTCGATGTCTACCAGGGAGTGGACCGGGGCCATTACCGCCGCCAGGCCGTCACCGTGCAGACCTCCCGGGGGGAACTCGAGTGCTTCGCCTACCGGGCCGCCAAATTCCGTACCGGTCTGAAACCGAGTCCGGACTATCTGCGGTCCATCATCCGCGGCGCCGAAACCCACCGGCTCTCCCCCGACTATCTGGTTTTTCTCAAATCTCACGACACCATGGAGCCGACGAGCTGA